One Methylosinus sp. LW4 genomic region harbors:
- the hypB gene encoding hydrogenase nickel incorporation protein HypB yields MCTVCGCGTSSIEGKPEHSHDHPHDHAHDHAHGHAHDHHHGHDHDHHHDHDHDHHHHDHPHPHDHDHPHAHDHDHSHDDHGHRHDYGSGPAGVHVPGLSQERIVRIERDILSKNNDHARENRVRFEQSGVFALNFVSSPGSGKTQLLVRTITDLKDRFPISVIEGDQQTSNDAERIRATGVPALQINTGKGCHLDAHMVSRALAELSVAPSSLLFIENVGNLVCPAAFDLGEAHKVVVLSVTEGEDKPLKYPEMFAASDLMLLNKSDLLPHVEFDVGRCLANALKVNPDLQTLVVSARTGEGMAAFYAWIEARAARAAARSARAAASK; encoded by the coding sequence ATGTGCACGGTCTGCGGCTGCGGAACGTCCAGCATCGAAGGAAAGCCAGAACATAGCCACGACCATCCGCATGATCATGCGCATGATCACGCTCATGGCCACGCTCACGACCATCATCATGGTCATGATCACGATCACCACCATGATCATGACCACGACCATCATCATCATGATCACCCGCATCCGCACGATCACGACCATCCTCACGCGCATGATCACGATCATTCGCACGACGATCACGGCCATCGTCACGATTATGGCTCCGGCCCTGCGGGCGTTCACGTTCCCGGCCTCAGCCAGGAGCGCATCGTCCGCATAGAGCGAGACATTCTCTCCAAGAACAACGACCACGCCCGCGAGAACCGGGTGCGCTTCGAGCAATCCGGCGTCTTCGCGCTCAACTTCGTCTCCAGCCCCGGCTCGGGCAAGACGCAGCTGCTCGTGCGCACGATCACCGATCTGAAAGACCGCTTTCCCATTTCCGTCATCGAAGGCGATCAGCAGACGTCCAATGACGCGGAGCGCATCCGCGCGACCGGCGTTCCGGCCTTGCAGATCAACACCGGCAAGGGCTGCCATCTCGACGCGCATATGGTCTCGCGCGCGCTCGCCGAGCTTTCCGTCGCCCCCTCCTCGCTGCTCTTTATCGAGAATGTCGGCAATCTCGTCTGCCCCGCCGCCTTCGATCTCGGCGAGGCGCATAAGGTCGTCGTGCTCTCGGTGACGGAGGGCGAGGACAAGCCGCTCAAATATCCCGAGATGTTCGCGGCCTCCGATCTGATGCTGCTGAACAAATCCGATCTTCTGCCGCATGTGGAGTTCGATGTCGGCCGCTGTCTCGCCAATGCGCTGAAGGTCAATCCCGATCTGCAAACATTGGTCGTCTCCGCGCGCACGGGCGAAGGCATGGCGGCCTTCTACGCATGGATCGAGGCGCGCGCGGCGCGAGCCGCCGCGAGAAGCGCGCGCGCCGCCGCGTCGAAGTGA
- the hypF gene encoding carbamoyltransferase HypF, with product MPSSEATRLRLRVTGAVQGVGFRPFVHSLADRYALAGFVRNDSQGVLMEVEGARVDDFVAALRREPPPLARIDTLECETITPLRDAKFSIEPSRDGKTLTRITPDAAVCDDCLNDLFDPKSRFYLYPFVNCTRCGPRYTLTRRLPYDRAQTSMAPFAMCEDCARDYADPTNRRFHAQPIACPKCGPRLDHSIEQIVVTLQNGGIVALKGVGGFHLLCDARNEAAVAELRRRKGRDAKPFAVMVADQDSAMRAGVFDAQSLRLLQSRARPIVIVEKREEFAPSVAPGLSRIGLILPYAPLHHLLFHAAADLALVATSANPSGEPLIVDDEEAREKLASIADLIIGHDRAIVARADDSLMSVIAGAPAFLRRARGFVPEPIALASDGPDTLALGAHLKTAITVTRGREAFVSTHIGSLDDRATIDFYRETIVRMLDILDVKPERVACDLHPDLASTRYAEETGLPIIRVQHHAAHIAAIAAEHKIEGPMLGAALDGYGYGYGDDGGAWGGELMLVDAGGWRRLGHIAPLPLPGGDRAAREPWRMGVAALAAQNRCGDVFDRFPGIQLAGKVAMLASAPNVARTTSLGRMFDAAAALLGVRLVQQYEGQAAMELEALCKSPRALANGYAIENDIVDLSKLFAALLKPGLAATQGAELFHGTLIEALAQWLCAAAQARGVTRVALGGGCMMNRILTEGLVSRLRDLGIEALLARAAPTNDGGLSLGQAHIARMRKV from the coding sequence ATGCCGTCGAGCGAGGCGACGAGGCTGAGGCTGCGCGTGACCGGCGCCGTGCAGGGCGTCGGCTTTCGCCCCTTCGTGCATTCGCTCGCCGACCGCTACGCCCTCGCCGGCTTTGTGCGCAATGACTCGCAGGGCGTGCTGATGGAGGTGGAAGGCGCGCGCGTCGATGATTTCGTCGCGGCGCTGCGACGCGAGCCGCCGCCGCTCGCGCGCATCGACACGCTGGAATGCGAGACGATCACGCCGCTGCGCGACGCCAAATTCTCGATCGAGCCGAGCCGCGACGGCAAGACGCTGACGCGCATCACGCCCGACGCCGCCGTCTGCGACGACTGCCTGAATGATCTCTTCGATCCGAAGAGCCGTTTCTATCTCTATCCTTTCGTCAATTGCACCCGTTGCGGCCCGCGCTACACGCTGACGCGGCGCCTGCCCTATGATCGCGCGCAGACATCCATGGCGCCTTTCGCTATGTGCGAGGATTGCGCGCGCGATTACGCCGACCCGACCAATCGGCGCTTTCACGCGCAGCCGATCGCCTGCCCGAAATGCGGTCCGCGGCTCGATCATTCGATCGAGCAGATCGTCGTAACGCTCCAAAACGGCGGCATTGTCGCGCTGAAAGGAGTCGGCGGCTTTCATCTCCTCTGCGATGCGCGCAATGAGGCGGCCGTCGCCGAGCTGCGCCGCCGCAAGGGCCGCGACGCAAAGCCTTTCGCCGTGATGGTCGCCGATCAGGATTCGGCGATGCGCGCGGGCGTCTTCGACGCGCAATCGCTGCGCCTGCTGCAATCGCGCGCACGGCCGATCGTCATCGTCGAGAAGCGCGAGGAATTCGCGCCTTCCGTCGCGCCCGGCCTCTCGCGCATCGGCCTCATTCTGCCCTATGCGCCGCTGCATCATCTGCTGTTTCACGCCGCCGCGGATTTGGCGCTCGTCGCCACCAGCGCCAATCCGAGCGGCGAGCCGCTGATCGTCGATGACGAAGAGGCCCGCGAGAAGCTCGCCTCCATCGCCGATCTCATCATCGGCCATGATCGCGCCATTGTCGCGCGCGCCGATGATAGCCTGATGTCCGTCATCGCCGGTGCACCCGCCTTCTTGCGTCGCGCGCGCGGCTTTGTTCCCGAGCCCATAGCGCTCGCGAGCGACGGCCCCGACACTCTGGCGCTCGGCGCGCATCTGAAAACCGCCATCACCGTAACGCGTGGACGCGAGGCTTTCGTCTCCACTCATATCGGCTCGCTCGACGATCGCGCGACGATCGACTTCTATCGCGAGACCATTGTGCGAATGCTCGATATTCTCGATGTGAAGCCCGAGCGCGTCGCCTGCGATCTCCACCCTGATCTCGCCTCGACGCGCTACGCCGAAGAGACCGGCCTGCCGATCATTCGCGTGCAGCATCACGCCGCGCATATCGCCGCCATCGCCGCCGAGCATAAAATCGAAGGTCCCATGCTCGGCGCCGCGCTCGACGGCTATGGCTATGGCTATGGCGACGACGGCGGCGCCTGGGGCGGCGAGCTGATGCTGGTCGATGCAGGCGGCTGGCGCCGGCTGGGCCATATCGCGCCACTGCCGTTGCCCGGCGGCGACCGCGCCGCGCGCGAGCCCTGGCGCATGGGCGTCGCCGCGCTCGCCGCGCAGAATCGCTGCGGCGACGTGTTCGATCGCTTTCCCGGCATACAGCTCGCCGGCAAAGTGGCCATGCTGGCCAGCGCGCCCAATGTCGCGCGAACGACGAGCCTCGGCCGCATGTTCGACGCCGCCGCGGCGCTGCTCGGCGTGCGGCTCGTGCAGCAATATGAAGGGCAAGCGGCGATGGAGCTGGAGGCGCTGTGCAAAAGCCCGCGCGCGCTCGCCAATGGCTACGCAATAGAGAATGACATTGTCGATCTGAGCAAGCTCTTCGCCGCTCTGCTGAAGCCGGGCCTCGCCGCGACGCAAGGCGCCGAGCTGTTTCATGGAACGCTGATCGAAGCGCTCGCGCAATGGCTCTGCGCGGCGGCGCAGGCGCGTGGCGTTACGCGCGTCGCGCTCGGCGGCGGCTGCATGATGAATAGAATTCTCACGGAGGGCCTCGTCTCGCGCCTTCGCGATCTTGGAATAGAAGCGCTGCTCGCGCGCGCGGCGCCGACGAATGACGGCGGCCTTTCGCTCGGCCAAGCTCATATTGCGCGAATGAGAAAGGTCTAA
- a CDS encoding hydrogenase expression/formation protein — MKAGFWVSPDGADEAMTVMPIGYDAEAETKRSVISFLATATGEQAVAECPRAAALLPQLADALAAQRADAPGKLFDITDYEAKERELIGQVLGEGEVSGVAALPDGVTAQILEASMAGLWRVRFTDAQGRLTADYLEIAAIPHVVERAAKVTAERIAIGAEPEGAMNVMPMLAEIDARMRAHKAGDPSHVINFSLLPVSEIDMEHLQQTLGNGPVQLISRGYGSAKITATGARNVWSVQFFNAMGTIILDTLEIGDTPAAACAADEDFHDSAERLREIHEAYFT; from the coding sequence ATGAAAGCCGGATTCTGGGTTTCGCCGGACGGCGCCGACGAAGCAATGACGGTCATGCCGATCGGCTATGACGCCGAGGCGGAGACCAAGCGCAGCGTCATCTCCTTTCTCGCGACCGCGACCGGTGAGCAGGCCGTCGCCGAATGCCCCCGCGCCGCGGCTCTGCTGCCGCAGCTCGCCGATGCGCTCGCCGCGCAGCGCGCCGATGCGCCGGGCAAGCTCTTCGACATCACCGACTATGAGGCGAAAGAGCGCGAGCTCATCGGCCAAGTGCTCGGCGAGGGCGAGGTGAGCGGCGTCGCCGCCCTCCCCGACGGCGTCACCGCGCAAATCCTCGAGGCCTCCATGGCGGGCCTGTGGCGTGTGCGCTTCACCGATGCGCAAGGACGGCTCACCGCCGATTATCTCGAGATCGCCGCCATTCCCCATGTCGTCGAGCGCGCGGCGAAAGTCACCGCCGAGCGCATCGCCATAGGCGCGGAGCCCGAAGGCGCGATGAATGTGATGCCCATGCTGGCCGAGATCGACGCCCGCATGCGCGCGCATAAGGCCGGCGATCCGTCGCATGTCATCAATTTCTCGCTTCTGCCCGTGTCGGAGATCGACATGGAGCATTTGCAGCAAACGCTCGGCAACGGGCCCGTGCAGCTGATCTCGCGCGGCTATGGCTCCGCCAAGATCACCGCGACCGGCGCCCGCAATGTGTGGTCGGTGCAATTCTTCAACGCCATGGGCACGATCATCCTCGACACGCTGGAGATCGGCGACACGCCCGCCGCGGCCTGCGCCGCCGATGAGGATTTCCACGATTCGGCGGAGCGTCTGCGCGAAATTCACGAGGCCTATTTCACATGA
- the hybE gene encoding [NiFe]-hydrogenase assembly chaperone HybE yields the protein MRKLSDAAARGEKLADFYRRVHETSMRDSGLCNEALEVEAVGFRDFGPYALGVIVTPWFANLVVAAPREGAEAPFPDPARLQLRFPAGDVDFNVSEIDGFGRIAACSLFSPMDDFADHDAARTAAHAALDALLDPALNEAPKRETEPTAALDRRALFGGRRRGDEEASP from the coding sequence GTGCGAAAATTGAGCGACGCCGCGGCGAGAGGCGAGAAGCTCGCGGATTTCTACCGCCGCGTCCATGAGACGTCGATGCGGGACTCCGGCCTCTGCAACGAGGCGCTCGAGGTGGAGGCAGTGGGCTTTCGCGACTTCGGCCCTTATGCGCTGGGCGTGATCGTCACGCCCTGGTTCGCCAATCTCGTCGTCGCCGCGCCGCGCGAGGGCGCCGAGGCGCCCTTCCCCGATCCGGCGCGGCTGCAATTGCGCTTTCCGGCCGGCGACGTCGATTTCAATGTCAGCGAGATCGACGGCTTCGGCCGCATCGCCGCCTGCTCGCTGTTCTCGCCCATGGATGATTTTGCCGATCACGACGCCGCGCGAACAGCGGCGCACGCGGCGCTCGACGCATTGCTCGATCCGGCGCTGAACGAAGCGCCGAAGCGCGAGACGGAGCCGACCGCCGCGCTCGATCGGCGCGCATTGTTCGGCGGCCGTCGACGCGGCGACGAAGAGGCCTCGCCATGA
- a CDS encoding hydrogenase accessory protein, translated as MSGSLQLALSEKSGVALLDETNIDAFLTPPPGASAHSLLFFGGDPAQRSETHDVAIIFPQLVKAFAGRLRAAIIAPAAEKTLEGRFSVCVYPSLVVTYGGETLGVLPKVYDWSEYLSRIEALLQLQAAPPKEPRVRITFTEGETSS; from the coding sequence ATGTCCGGGTCGTTGCAGCTGGCGCTGAGCGAAAAATCCGGCGTCGCTCTGCTGGACGAGACCAATATCGACGCTTTTCTCACGCCGCCGCCCGGCGCGAGCGCGCATTCTCTGCTCTTCTTCGGCGGCGATCCCGCGCAGCGCAGCGAGACCCATGATGTGGCGATCATCTTTCCACAGCTGGTCAAGGCCTTCGCCGGCCGGCTGCGCGCCGCCATCATCGCGCCCGCGGCCGAGAAGACGCTGGAGGGACGCTTCAGCGTTTGCGTCTACCCGAGCCTCGTCGTGACTTATGGCGGCGAGACGCTGGGCGTGCTGCCGAAAGTCTATGACTGGTCCGAATATCTCTCGCGGATCGAGGCGCTGCTGCAATTGCAGGCCGCGCCGCCGAAAGAGCCCCGCGTGCGCATCACCTTCACGGAAGGGGAGACGAGCTCATGA
- the hypA gene encoding hydrogenase maturation nickel metallochaperone HypA, which yields MHEMALTESIVELIEEESRKQGFSRVRVVRLEIGALSHVEPEAIRFCFEAVTHGGIVQGARLDILRIPGEGWCLDCAKTVAVQERFGPCPDCGGYHVQVTGGEDMRVQELEVD from the coding sequence ATGCATGAGATGGCGCTGACCGAGAGCATCGTCGAGCTGATCGAGGAAGAAAGCCGCAAGCAGGGCTTTTCCCGCGTGCGCGTGGTGCGGCTCGAGATCGGCGCGCTGAGCCATGTGGAGCCGGAGGCGATCCGCTTCTGCTTCGAGGCGGTGACGCATGGCGGAATCGTCCAAGGCGCGCGGCTCGACATATTGCGCATTCCCGGCGAAGGCTGGTGCCTCGATTGCGCCAAGACCGTCGCCGTCCAAGAGAGATTTGGCCCTTGCCCGGACTGCGGCGGATATCATGTCCAAGTCACCGGCGGCGAGGATATGCGGGTGCAGGAACTGGAGGTCGACTAA
- the cybH gene encoding Ni/Fe-hydrogenase, b-type cytochrome subunit, producing MTEATQIHGVLDAHGEKAAELQSVYVYEAPVRLWHWINAAAIVVLATTGYFIASPLPSTPGEASSQFLMGYIRFAHFSAGYVLAVALLLRIYWAFVGNEHAKQIFYLPVWDRQWLSGILYEAGWYSFLVKQPKKYIGHNPLGHLVMHLFMLNLAFLVVTGFALYSEGEGRDSWQYKLFGWVFAIWPNSQDVHTWHHLAMWGVILFVIIHIYTAVREDIVSRQSLISSMISGERVFRDEADK from the coding sequence ATGACTGAGGCGACGCAAATCCATGGCGTGCTCGACGCTCACGGCGAAAAAGCCGCCGAGCTGCAGAGCGTCTATGTCTATGAGGCGCCGGTGCGGCTCTGGCACTGGATCAATGCGGCGGCGATCGTCGTGCTGGCGACGACGGGCTATTTCATCGCCTCGCCGCTGCCTTCGACTCCCGGCGAAGCGAGCTCACAGTTCCTGATGGGCTATATACGCTTCGCCCATTTCTCGGCCGGCTATGTGCTCGCCGTGGCGCTGCTGCTGCGCATCTATTGGGCCTTCGTCGGCAATGAGCACGCCAAGCAGATTTTCTATCTGCCGGTGTGGGACCGCCAATGGCTGTCGGGCATTCTCTACGAGGCGGGCTGGTATTCCTTCCTGGTGAAGCAGCCGAAGAAATACATCGGCCATAATCCGCTCGGCCATCTGGTGATGCATCTCTTCATGCTCAACCTGGCCTTTCTGGTGGTGACGGGCTTCGCGCTCTACTCCGAGGGCGAGGGCCGCGACAGCTGGCAATACAAGCTGTTCGGATGGGTGTTCGCGATCTGGCCGAACAGCCAGGACGTCCACACATGGCATCATCTCGCCATGTGGGGCGTCATTCTCTTCGTCATCATCCACATCTACACCGCCGTGCGCGAGGATATCGTCTCCCGCCAGAGCCTCATCTCCTCGATGATCTCCGGCGAGCGCGTGTTCCGCGACGAGGCCGACAAGTGA
- a CDS encoding HypC/HybG/HupF family hydrogenase formation chaperone — MCLAIPARVEELLPDDMARVSVDGVGKLVSVALVDGLTIGDYVVLHVGYALAKIDEEEAMATLALLREAAALGEAQ; from the coding sequence ATGTGCCTCGCCATTCCCGCTCGCGTCGAGGAGCTGCTGCCAGACGATATGGCGCGCGTCAGCGTCGACGGCGTCGGCAAGCTGGTGTCCGTCGCGCTCGTCGATGGTCTTACGATCGGCGATTATGTCGTGCTGCATGTCGGCTATGCGCTCGCCAAGATCGACGAGGAAGAGGCGATGGCGACGCTCGCTCTGCTGCGCGAGGCCGCCGCGCTGGGAGAGGCGCAATGA
- a CDS encoding HyaD/HybD family hydrogenase maturation endopeptidase yields MRTLILGIGNILWADEGFGVRAVEEFHARYETGGDVTILDGGTQGLYLVQFVEACDQLLVFDAIDYGLEPGTLRIVRDGEVPRFMGAKKMSLHQTGFQEVLSAADLLGRYPSRLALIGCQPQDLEDWGGPLTPPVVASIEPALDAAVATLTEWGVELRPRAESAQSFQRLLAHDLDHSAYERRLGAADEETRP; encoded by the coding sequence ATGCGCACTCTCATTCTCGGCATAGGCAATATTCTCTGGGCCGATGAAGGCTTCGGCGTGCGCGCGGTGGAGGAGTTCCATGCGCGCTATGAGACGGGCGGCGACGTCACCATTCTCGACGGCGGCACGCAGGGCCTCTATCTCGTGCAATTCGTCGAGGCCTGCGATCAGCTGCTCGTCTTCGACGCCATAGACTATGGCCTAGAGCCGGGGACCTTGCGCATCGTGCGCGACGGCGAGGTTCCGCGCTTCATGGGCGCGAAGAAGATGAGCCTGCATCAGACCGGCTTTCAGGAGGTGCTCTCCGCCGCCGATCTGCTCGGCCGCTATCCCTCGCGCCTCGCGCTGATCGGCTGCCAGCCACAGGACCTCGAGGATTGGGGCGGTCCGTTGACGCCGCCGGTCGTCGCATCTATCGAGCCGGCGCTCGACGCGGCGGTCGCGACTCTGACAGAATGGGGCGTCGAGCTCCGCCCACGCGCGGAGAGCGCGCAGAGCTTCCAGCGCCTGCTGGCGCATGACCTAGACCACAGCGCCTATGAGAGGCGCCTCGGCGCCGCCGATGAGGAGACGAGACCATGA
- a CDS encoding HypC/HybG/HupF family hydrogenase formation chaperone has protein sequence MCVGFPMTVVEGDAFEAQCERRGERHAISMALVGAQPAGTKVLVHVGTAVRVLDPLEAAQIDDALDAVEKALAGENVDHLFADLVDREPQLPEFLRK, from the coding sequence ATGTGCGTCGGCTTTCCCATGACGGTCGTCGAAGGTGACGCCTTCGAAGCGCAGTGCGAGCGGCGCGGCGAACGCCACGCCATCTCCATGGCGCTGGTCGGCGCGCAGCCCGCCGGGACCAAGGTGCTGGTCCATGTCGGCACGGCGGTCCGCGTTCTGGACCCGCTCGAGGCCGCGCAAATCGACGACGCTCTGGATGCGGTGGAAAAAGCCCTCGCCGGCGAGAATGTCGATCACCTTTTCGCCGATCTCGTCGACCGCGAGCCGCAGCTGCCCGAATTCCTGCGCAAGTGA
- a CDS encoding rubredoxin encodes MSDETLRDIAPDARMECGVCWHVYDPAEGDPVWQIPPGVAFADLPADWRCPECDAPQEKFLRCEN; translated from the coding sequence ATGAGCGACGAAACGCTTCGCGATATCGCCCCGGACGCGCGCATGGAATGCGGCGTGTGCTGGCATGTCTATGATCCGGCCGAGGGCGATCCCGTCTGGCAGATTCCGCCGGGCGTCGCCTTCGCCGATCTTCCCGCCGACTGGCGCTGCCCCGAATGCGACGCGCCACAAGAGAAATTCTTGAGGTGCGAAAATTGA
- the hypD gene encoding hydrogenase formation protein HypD, with amino-acid sequence MKHVDEYRDGDLARAIAQRIAAEAQSDRQYRFMEFCGGHTHAISRYGIEDLLPENIRLIHGPGCPVCVLPMGRIDDAIRLAAREEVTLCTYADLMRVPASGGSSLMKAKADGADIRMVYSTLDAIAIAEREPQRQIVFFAIGFETTTPPTALAIRLAQKKGLTNFSVFCNHVLTPAAMQAILDTDNGVEIEGFVGPAHVSTVIGSAPYRRFASDYRKPVVIAGFEPLDVLQAILMLLRQINEGRCEIENQYRRAVTESGNAKAIGEVAEIFELRDAFEWRGLGEIPKSALKLRDAYAIYDAERRFAMETKPARDNPACECGAILRGQKRPQDCKLFGVACTPETPMGSCMVSSEGSCAAYWAYGRFRQYQNETRKAS; translated from the coding sequence ATGAAGCATGTCGACGAATATCGCGACGGCGATCTCGCCCGCGCCATAGCGCAGCGCATCGCCGCGGAAGCGCAGAGCGATCGGCAATATCGCTTCATGGAGTTTTGCGGCGGCCATACGCATGCGATCTCGCGCTATGGCATAGAGGATCTGCTGCCCGAGAATATTCGCCTCATTCACGGCCCTGGCTGCCCCGTCTGCGTGCTGCCGATGGGCCGCATAGACGACGCCATTCGCCTCGCCGCGCGCGAGGAGGTGACGCTCTGCACCTATGCCGATCTGATGCGCGTGCCCGCCTCCGGCGGCTCGAGCCTGATGAAGGCCAAGGCCGACGGCGCCGATATTCGCATGGTCTATTCGACGCTCGACGCCATCGCCATCGCCGAGAGGGAGCCGCAACGCCAAATCGTCTTTTTCGCGATAGGCTTCGAGACGACGACGCCGCCGACCGCGCTCGCCATTCGCCTCGCGCAGAAGAAGGGCCTCACGAATTTTTCCGTCTTCTGCAATCATGTGCTGACGCCGGCGGCGATGCAGGCCATTCTCGACACCGACAATGGCGTCGAGATCGAAGGCTTCGTCGGCCCCGCGCATGTCTCCACCGTCATCGGCTCCGCGCCCTATCGGCGCTTCGCCAGCGATTATCGCAAGCCCGTCGTCATCGCCGGCTTCGAGCCGCTGGATGTGCTGCAGGCCATTTTGATGCTGCTGCGGCAGATCAACGAGGGCCGCTGCGAGATCGAGAATCAATATCGCCGCGCCGTCACCGAGAGCGGCAACGCCAAGGCGATCGGCGAGGTCGCAGAGATTTTCGAGCTGCGCGACGCCTTCGAATGGCGCGGGCTCGGCGAAATTCCAAAGAGCGCGCTGAAGCTGCGCGATGCTTACGCCATATATGACGCGGAGCGCCGCTTCGCCATGGAGACAAAGCCGGCGCGCGACAATCCCGCCTGCGAATGCGGCGCGATATTGCGCGGACAAAAGCGCCCGCAGGATTGCAAGCTGTTCGGCGTCGCCTGCACGCCGGAGACGCCCATGGGCTCCTGCATGGTCTCGTCGGAAGGCTCTTGCGCCGCCTATTGGGCTTATGGAAGATTCCGGCAATATCAAAACGAAACGCGGAAAGCGTCATGA
- a CDS encoding nickel-dependent hydrogenase large subunit: protein MSAGADLGGLGPGAISIVAELADDRICSVRVRSSRPAHLTRLFRGRPAAEVAPLAGRLFSLCGLSHAFAASRAITAARGDIRKTTPQDLIALDCERLSETLRALATMAEDAVPPTALRAVLALTRELAAGDARDRAATAARLRAETVKLGLLDAMGGDTPFGKLSRALARSPAIAASAPDALRAEDDALVLEGIRAQGESFSAAPSIAGRAPETGAFAHHWRETDLSRGAICARFSARVIDLDGLVGRLSNGADDSSRSEAPAAREAYCAVETSRGELYHWVRLTPDDRIENYAIVAPTEWNFHPAGPFVAALLGARIPRAAAAQTITRLAGLFDPCVAFHVELREAAYA from the coding sequence ATGAGCGCGGGCGCCGATCTCGGAGGGCTCGGCCCCGGCGCGATCTCCATCGTCGCCGAGCTCGCCGATGATCGCATCTGCTCGGTGCGCGTGCGCTCGAGTCGGCCCGCGCATCTCACGCGTCTGTTTCGCGGCCGCCCCGCCGCGGAAGTCGCGCCGCTCGCCGGGCGACTGTTCTCCCTCTGCGGCCTCTCACACGCTTTCGCCGCCTCGCGGGCCATCACTGCGGCGCGCGGAGACATTCGCAAGACCACGCCGCAAGATCTCATCGCGCTCGATTGCGAGCGCCTCTCCGAGACATTGCGCGCGCTGGCGACAATGGCGGAGGACGCCGTTCCGCCCACGGCCCTGCGCGCGGTTCTCGCTCTGACGCGCGAGCTCGCCGCAGGCGACGCGCGCGACCGCGCCGCGACCGCCGCCCGCCTGCGCGCCGAGACGGTGAAGCTCGGCCTGCTGGACGCTATGGGCGGCGATACGCCTTTCGGCAAATTGTCCCGCGCGCTGGCGCGCAGTCCCGCCATAGCTGCGAGCGCGCCCGATGCGCTGCGCGCAGAGGACGACGCCCTCGTGCTGGAGGGAATAAGAGCGCAGGGCGAAAGCTTCAGCGCGGCGCCCAGCATCGCCGGCCGCGCGCCGGAGACCGGCGCATTCGCGCATCATTGGCGCGAGACCGATCTGTCGCGCGGCGCGATCTGCGCGCGCTTTTCCGCCCGCGTGATCGATCTCGACGGGCTCGTGGGGCGCCTCTCCAATGGCGCGGACGACTCTTCGCGCAGCGAGGCTCCCGCCGCACGCGAAGCCTATTGCGCGGTCGAAACTTCGCGCGGAGAGCTGTATCATTGGGTTCGGCTCACACCGGACGATAGGATCGAGAATTATGCGATCGTCGCGCCGACAGAATGGAATTTCCATCCCGCCGGACCTTTCGTCGCCGCCCTGCTCGGCGCGCGCATTCCGCGCGCCGCGGCGGCGCAGACGATCACGCGCCTCGCGGGCCTGTTCGATCCCTGCGTCGCCTTTCACGTCGAGCTTCGCGAGGCCGCCTATGCATGA